Genomic segment of Syngnathus acus chromosome 10, fSynAcu1.2, whole genome shotgun sequence:
ataagCACTTTGAAATTCATATTGACTGATGTTGTACATAGGCATATTGCTGCCcgcataaaaaaatgtttcaaggGCTCATTGCATCACAAATCAGAATATGGATTTTATGACCACGTTTTATTGTCTAGTTACTTTTCACCCAGATTGTACTTTATACTTGGCTTCAGGCTCAAGTTATTAAGCACCGTTGATAAGATTCTTATCAGTAAACTTACTCAAAGGGGTATTTTGACGAACGGAGTCACCCTTCTTGAGCTAAGTGTTGTTCCTCATTTATCGGCGTGAGCCTCCATATATACAAGCGTCATAAATTCCACAAAAGCATAAAAAAGATTGCTATAACAACATTTCACACGATTCCATATTCAGAAGGTCACGAgccgtctttttttctttttttatctggCAGCAATACACTTAGGCAACGGTATGATTAAATCTCacctttaaaatatttcacagtCTTAACCCTCAGTTCCAGCGTGGCGTCTtcgtcacacacaaaaacagtttGCGGGTGCTGCTGGAATGCAGACACGGTCCACATGTGGTTCACGCCTTCTTCGATGGCTTTGTACAAAGCAAAAGCCTTGTGAGCTCCAGTGATGAGAATCATCACCTGTGGAGCAAAGCAAACATGTCTTCTTGCATTTTAGCGAGATATTAAGGCTGCGTTGACACCCTTCTTGGATCTAACCTCCTTTGCATCCATGACGGTGCCCACTCCAACGGTCAGGGCCATGGTGGGCACTTTACTGAGGTCTCCATCAAAGAATCTTGCATTGGCCACAATGGTGTCCCTTGCCAAAGTCTTCACCCTGGTCCTCGACACCAAGCTTGAGCCCGGCTCGTTAAAGGCGATGTGGCCATCCGGCCCAATTCCTGAGGTGACGGAACGATTGTGTGACGTGACATGATGTGATCTGTCGTAAACACACGGTCTTAATCTGAGCTTGGTTCGATACCTCCGACAAACAGCTCGATGCCCCCGGCCGCTGTTATTTTCTTCTCGAAGGCGTCACACTCTGCTTGCAAGTCTGGAGCGTTGCCATCAAGGATGTGCGTGTTCTCGGCTCGTATGTCGATGTGCTTAAAGAAGTTATTCCACATGAAGGAATGGTAGCTCTCGGGGTGATCTCTGGGAAGTCCtgcatttggggggggggttcatcAAAGCGCATTAAAATAATTGACTTCCATACTCCATTACATTCCGGACCACCCCCGCAATAAGTGAAATTTGCGCTATAGAAATATCCTATTTGAGtagcatatttgtttttggctgCGATCGGCTgacaaccggttcagggtgtcccccgcctactgcccgttgacggctgggataggctccagcactcccgcgacccccgtggggaccaagcggttcagaaaatggatggatggatatttgtttttggctcacaagacaaagaaaaaataaataaataaataaggttTGGGCAGTCGTAAGTCGAGGGACTACTGTCAGTCCACTAGCAGCATATTTCTGAAAATATGTCTGTGAAAGCCATTTTGTACTTCCGCTGCACTGTTGCATAACAGTGGAGCTAATTTAGCTACTCAATGAATCTGCAGCTATGCTGTCTGAAGTTCCAAAGCAAGAGTCACTATTGAGCAAGCATATGAAACGCGGAACCCACAAGTTGAAATGCTTTCAATGTCTTTCTGAGGACTTGCAGTAATTGGTTCCATTAGTTCTTGACCCAGCAGTATTTGGGGGCTGAGCGAATTTCAACTGGAAGAATTGGCAATTGCTGTAAATTGTGTCAATGTGTAAATTGTATGTGTGTTAGAGGGGGGGCATAAATTGTTTCCATTTAAGAGTGATGACTTACCCACATATTCATCCATGTTGAACGTCTTGACATATTGGAAAGAGATTACTCCTTTCTTGTAATACTCAATCAGTTTCTTGTAACAGCCTAAGGGAGTGCttcctggaagaaaaaaaaacaaagacaaaaaacgcTTGGGCTGCTCATTGGTTTTATAACCCCctctcccccccaaaaaaacaaaaccattttGAATGtcgaattgaaaaaaatagcgAGGTTAGCAATGAAGATACTCACCAGTAGGAAGGCCAAGAGTGAAAAAGCGGTCTGGGCCAGGtttgaaaagtaaaatttTATTTCTGATGTACTTTGCAGCCCACTCGCTTGACGCTTCGTAGTCATTGAGGATAATCAGTTTCATTTTCccgtttgtaaaaaaaagaagaaaaataaaaaagagatACTAAAGCTAACCTGGATGGAACTAAGGACAAAACACACCTACATCAGACTTCAGACTCATCAAAGCGTAAACCGGTCCAGTATAGTACGTTCCAAATACGATTGCTATTGTATATGCTATTAAACGAGTTACAAAAGAAGCTGCACAAAACTttcaaaacacattaaagCAAAAACTTTAACGATTGTATTGTCACTAAAGACCGTAAAGAAAACAGTTGCGGCGGATTGCAACTGCCTCAGTGTACCGTTTGGCTGATCATGTGATGTGCGCAGTGGCGGATGGATAAGGAACTTGCAGCGGAAATTGCGTCACATCAGAGACCgtcatatttttgtaaaattgacGTGCGTATTTTCAGAAAAAGGTTTGTCCTCCGAGCAAATTTAAAACTCGATGTTCTtaacattattttacattataaTTAGTAACTACTGATGTGCAGAAAGCCTAGTGAAACGGTCAGACATGTTTCtacaaaaaattcaaaatgggtTATATGAATTATGTAGATGTAATCCACGGATTTTTATGGATTCATTCACACCaatcaaatgttacaaaactGTGCCAAAGATGAGTTAAGACACTAACTCTTGGCACAAGCCGACCGtcacaacaaaataaacaactttaCTGAGAAATCATATCAAAATCTTGTCAAATTGTGAAGAAGTTTATCTTTCTCAAGGggtttataaaaataaattgcagtATTATAAAGACTGTGAAGATATAAAAATTGTGAAGAAGTTTATCTTTCTCAAGTGgtttatgaaaataaattgcagTATTATAAAGATGTACCTCAATGTGTTACAAATAGGCATCCTGCGTCgttggtgatgtcattttccacACGGCAAAGCGCACTGCAAGGTATTTTTATGGAGTGAGGCAAATTATAAATTCAGATTAATCAGCAGACTTTTTTTAGCCAATTAATCGTCACTGGATGTTTTTAATACAGTCTGTTATTAAGTTTTCTCCTAAAGTTAGGAAGCAACTCGATGGGATAGTGCACTTCTCGATGACTGAAACCACAAAAACTGTTAACTGATTTCCATTCTGCTTGTGTCATTAAAAACAGCATATTCATTTTAAAGGCAGAATTATTGAGACTGTGGTGTTTGGTTACATTTGATTTAGCACACCACAAATGCGTTCGGTCAGAGCATGTTTCGGTTTAGTGTTTAAATGTCATTGAAGAATTGGGACTGATTTCCAATACCTTTATTAAAGTCATATTGTGACAGACCAGAACATGGAGCACAGAACAGAAATAAATACCATCATGATGGCGCTCGTCAAACAGGCTTATTGCAGCTGGCTTCAGAATGATGTCATCGAGGGGGGAAATAAAGAGAGATGGATGCCACGGCATCAGACAGAGCCACCACCCGCAGCTGGGATTAGTGTGCTAAAAACTCTGCCTGCTGTTGACATAAGTGCATTTCCTGAAACATTCCACCTGCACTGATAACACACGCAAGACAGCAACTCAATCTCAATCGACCAGCTCCCAAAATTGGGAGCTCTGATGCCGCTTCAGTCAAGGTCCATCTCCGGCTTGTTTTCCGTTTCCGAGGCGGCGTTGCCCGTGTTTTCGCCCATTCCCTTGTCTGCACTTTCTTCCTGAGCCTTCTCCTGTCCGTTCATGGGCCCGTTCTGTTCCGCTGGTGTGTCCTCTTTAGGCAGCTCCACCTTTGGCTTGGGCTTGGTCACGGTAGCGTTACAGGCAGAGAATAGCTCCTGGAAAAGTTCACATACAACGATTGATTCATTAGACCCTAATGAGATGTCTAATTGTGCGCTTTTCTCATGAACCTATCTCTATTGCACTGTGCAGAACGGATGGAGCTTCTCACCCTGGTTTTTTCTTGAATTTCCTTAACTCTTACAGTGGGATCCATCATCAAGCTCTGCTTGCTTTGCTGGTTCATGGCACTGTTCATCCACATCATGGCTTCAGTGGCCAGCTTGTCCACTTTGGTGACGTCGGCTTCATCTATGTGGTCGTACTGCTCCTCCTGAGCAACACAAATTCAAGTCAGATGACAATCAAGTACAGTTTTAGAAGCTACGGCAAGGTGAGCCACTCTTTGACATGCTTACTTTCATTTTACACGCATCAACAAATTTCATGTACTGTTGGATTTGTTTCCCCAACTCGTCAAACGCTTTAGGCCTCTCCTCGGCCTCTGTGTAGCGCTCCTGAATAGGCTGGCCCAGTTTCTGCAGGAATTTCAAGACAGTCAAAATATCCTTTCAGCGATCTGACAGAGCAATATAAGAGTTGATTTAAACTGCAAATGACCTTTAAGTCTGCCAGCCTGTCAATGTACATCTGCTTGGGTTGGTCCTCTCCATCCTCATACAGCCAGTTCTCAGTATCCATCAACTTTGATGATAAGGCATCCCTTTcctgaaaatacaaaatattatttggcATTAGGAACACCTTGTCTCGTTGATGCTCCCCCAAGTGGTCTGGAATGCCAACTTACAGCTTCGCTCACAAACTTCTCCAGCATGCCTTGCAGTTTGTCCCTCATCTCATACACATACTCTTCCACGTAATTCTTGGCATCATTCCTCTCCTTCTCCAGTTTGTCCTGCATGATCATCTTACCCTGTGGGGAGACCACtttgtgtaaataaatgagCATCAAATTGTTCTGACAATGTATCCACGCTGCGAGTACCTCGTTTTCCACAAAAAGATTCAGCATGTCGTCTGCTAGTTGCCACTGTGGGCTGTTTTCAATGGGAAGATCCAAGACTTTGGTTTTGACTTTGGGCTTTTTTGCTTGTGGTGGCTGGTCAGACTTCTTCTCACCTTTGCCCTCTTCTGTGGTAGTCTAATCGCAATTGGATTCTTTTACAAACTCATTCACTCCTGACGTGCATGCTTGttcaaaacaatacatttgttttccattcacCTCCATCTCCTCATTCTCTCGTGGCGTCTTCTCTTCTTGTTCTTTCTGACCATCTCCCTCATCCTGCAGCTCCTCCTGGTCAGTTTGCATCTTGTTCTGCAGAGAGCAAACAACGTCATGGTATTAAGCCCCTCGAGCACAAATCCAATTGCAGCTAACAAGGGCTGTAAAGTTAGTGATGGGGAAATGAagtttcaaatttgcttcatgaaccagttatTGCATTTTTGACTCCTATAGATGGCACTGATGGCTTAAATAAAGCTGTTTAAGAAACACGTCTGTGTGTTTTCAGCCCAATGCTGAATacagagttaaaaaaaaataccactggttcatgaagcaaatttgaagcttcattttcccatcactacaTAAAGTTTAGTATTGATGTTATTATTACCTCCCCATCTTTGTCATTGACCTGCTCCGTCTCCATGGGTACTTCTGCCTCATCTGACTTGATCACCTCGACCAGGGAGGCACTGGACACACTGAAGATTCCGTGGATGTTGACTCGGACCTTCACTTTCACCTTGGAGCTCTCGCCGGAAGCTTGAGGAACAACCTTTTGAATCAGAAATTGACCTGTTTGGGagaaaatggacatttttttttttt
This window contains:
- the gnpda1 gene encoding glucosamine-6-phosphate isomerase 1, producing the protein MKLIILNDYEASSEWAAKYIRNKILLFKPGPDRFFTLGLPTGSTPLGCYKKLIEYYKKGVISFQYVKTFNMDEYVGLPRDHPESYHSFMWNNFFKHIDIRAENTHILDGNAPDLQAECDAFEKKITAAGGIELFVGGIGPDGHIAFNEPGSSLVSRTRVKTLARDTIVANARFFDGDLSKVPTMALTVGVGTVMDAKEVMILITGAHKAFALYKAIEEGVNHMWTVSAFQQHPQTVFVCDEDATLELRVKTVKYFKGMMYVHNKLVELPDVESNK